The following are encoded together in the Nitrospinota bacterium genome:
- a CDS encoding glycosyltransferase, whose protein sequence is MNRNKALVLHDSFVFKGGGERLVHTLCQGLNLDLAFGVHSDQSYDLATLPGKCIDLKIQSKLWGWRTVERYYGFRMKTRFLKNYETVIYSGQDAPLAVNNHRGGKNIYYCHTPPRSLYDLKEYRLSSLSPAQALNHRAFNLFFQPLYESALRKMDVVVANSVNIQKRIQTFLSRDSIVIHPPCDTEKFHWLKQEDYYLSFARLDPLKRIDIIVKAFIQMPDKRLIVASAGPELEKLKQLADGKKNITFAGPVDDSQLKDLVGNAIATLYIPREEDFGMSPVESMAAGKPVLGVAEGGLLETIIPDKTGILVKADPSPEDIINAVQELSPKRALSLRSACEQQAAKFSKDIFLEKMKTLIDAR, encoded by the coding sequence GTGAATCGCAATAAAGCACTTGTGTTGCACGATTCTTTCGTCTTCAAGGGAGGCGGGGAGCGATTGGTCCATACCCTATGCCAGGGATTGAATCTCGATCTGGCTTTTGGGGTTCACTCGGATCAAAGTTACGACCTCGCCACATTGCCGGGAAAATGCATCGACTTAAAAATACAGTCCAAATTGTGGGGGTGGCGCACCGTCGAACGATATTATGGATTCCGAATGAAAACCCGGTTCCTAAAAAATTACGAGACGGTCATCTATAGCGGTCAGGATGCGCCGCTTGCCGTCAATAATCATCGTGGCGGAAAAAATATTTATTACTGCCACACCCCTCCCCGCTCTCTATACGATCTCAAAGAGTATAGACTGTCTTCCCTTTCTCCCGCTCAGGCGCTCAACCACAGGGCTTTCAATCTGTTCTTTCAGCCATTGTATGAATCCGCCCTGCGGAAGATGGACGTTGTCGTTGCCAATTCGGTGAACATTCAAAAAAGAATCCAAACATTTTTGAGCCGGGATTCGATCGTCATTCACCCCCCCTGTGACACGGAAAAATTTCACTGGCTGAAACAAGAGGACTATTACCTATCATTCGCCCGACTGGACCCTTTAAAGCGTATAGACATCATCGTCAAAGCCTTTATCCAAATGCCCGACAAACGTCTCATCGTAGCTTCAGCAGGCCCGGAATTGGAAAAACTTAAACAATTAGCTGATGGTAAAAAGAACATCACGTTTGCCGGCCCGGTAGATGACAGTCAATTAAAAGACCTGGTGGGAAACGCGATCGCCACCCTGTATATTCCAAGGGAGGAGGATTTCGGCATGTCTCCTGTTGAATCGATGGCGGCGGGCAAACCGGTGCTGGGTGTCGCTGAAGGCGGATTGCTGGAAACCATCATCCCTGATAAAACAGGCATTTTGGTGAAAGCCGATCCCTCCCCTGAAGACATCATCAATGCCGTTCAAGAGCTGAGTCCCAAACGGGCGCTTTCCCTGCGCTCCGCATGTGAACAACAAGCGGCAAAATTCAGCAAAGATATTTTTCTTGAAAAAATG